Within the Borrelia miyamotoi genome, the region AAAGAATTGTCCAGTTTAAGCTTATCACTAATACTATTAACATAAGTAAGCGCAATATTTGCAGACTCCTTCATCACATCTCCAAGTCTACCCGTCAACTTAATACCAGAAGACTTAGATTCGGTTTTAACAGTCTCAATGACTAAAGTTGACCCACCATAATTAGTCCAAGCAAGACCCATCACCATACCTGGAGACATAACCTTATGCAAAAATTCTTCTTTTCTAAACACAGGAATACCAATATATTCTTCCAAATTCTCCTTAGAAATCTGGTATGCCTTAACAGACTCATTTTCAATAAGTTTTCTTGCAACTTTCCTAACAATTTGCTTTAAATACTTCTCAAAATTTCTAAGTCCATTATCTCTTGCATATTCCCTAGCAATCTGAACAAGAGCTGAACCCTGAAACTTTAAAGAATCTTTATCAACGCCATTTTCTCTTAAAACCTTTGGTATCAAATATTTTCTTGCTATCTCTATTTTTTCATCATCAACATATCCTGAAAGCTGAATTATTTCCATTCTATTTAGTAAAGGTATAGGTATTGTTTCAAGAGAATTAGCTGTTAAAATGAAAAACACATTAGAAATATCAAAAGGTAAATCAAGATAATGATCTCTAAAATTTGCATTTTGCTCAGGATCTAAAACTTCAAGAAGTACAGAGAATGGATCTCCATAATTAGACGCTGAAACCTTATCAATCTCGTCTATTAAAAAAACAGGAGAGTTTGTCTTTGTAATTCTTAAACCCTGAATAATCTTCCCAGGCAATGCTCCAACATAAGTTCTTCTATGCCCCTTAATCTCAGATTCATCTCTCATACCACCTACAGAAAATCTAAAAAATTTTGTTTTAAGAACTTCAGCAATAGCTGCTCCTATCGAAGTTTTACCAACTCCAGGAGGTCCAACCAAAAGCATAATAGCTCCTTTTTGAGATTTTCTTAATTTAAAAACAGAAATATATTCAATAATTCTATCTTTAACTTCTTTCATGCCATAATGCGTTTTATCTAAAATTTTCTCAGCTTTTTGTAAATTAAACTTGTCAAAATCAACTTTAGATTCTCCCCAGGGAAGATTAGTAATAAGTTCAAGATAGTTCCTAACCACAATATACTCAGATGAATGTCTTTCAAGAAATGAAAATTTCTCAAGCTCTCTCTCAACTGTATCTAAAGCTTCACCACTTAACGCTAAAGCATCAATTTTAGATTTAAGTTTTAAAAATTCACTACCCTTTTCATCTCCTACACCAAGCTCAGCTTTAATAGCTTTAAGTTGTTCTTTTAAAAAAAATTCTTTTTGTTGTTTTTCTAACTTTTCCTGAATGCCTTTAGCAATTTTATTTTGAATCTCAATTAAATTTAATTCTTCATAAATTAATTCCAAAACCTTTTTAAGCCTTTCTTTGACGCTTAAAGTTTCAAGCACTTCTTGATGAGACTCTTTTGAAGATGAAATCATTCCCGCAACAACATCACATAATCTACCTTTATCTTCAATATTCACCATATTTAACTGAAATTCAGGTATCTTTCTATGTGAGAATATTTCCTTAGTTCTAAGCAAAATACTGCTATAAATTGCCTTTGATTGAATATCATCCTTTTTAACCGAAATCTGCTTTAAATAATCAACCTCAATTATTGGAAACTCTTCATTAATAACAACCTTGACAAACTTCACTCTGTCAATAGTTGAAACAAAAATATTATATCCACCATCAGGAAGATTAATTTTCTTCACTATTTTAGCAGTAACACCAATAGAATAAGTATCCTTTTTATAATTAATAGTCAGCTTATCATTCTTATTACCTATTTTTTCTAAAAACTTATCACGTAATACAAATAAGGAAACGATACCATTACCTTTAATGACATAATCAACAGCCTTCATATCAATATCAGAAACTATAATAATTGGAATAAACATACCTGGAAATACAGGATGTGATGGAACTGCAATTAAAGGTACTCTCACAGGCTTATCAAAATGCGGTAAAATGCCCCCAGAGTTCTTTGAACGCTTCTTCCTCTTAGAAACAGTATCTTTTAATTCTTCCATAGAATATTTAATCTCCTCAAGCTCAATTATAACAAAAGAAAATTTTTATTAAAATTCATTTAACAATGAATTTTTTTATTATACAATATGTATAATGCAGTTTACCAAAATTAGCGCTATAATAACAAATCTATATCATAAAAAAAGTTACTACCTCTTAAAGCTATTTCATTCAAAAGGAATTATTCACACAATAGTTTACAACTCTACTATAAAAAAATTTAAATCAAACATCAATAACTTAGTAAAAGCCAATTTTGAAATAATAAAAGAAAATAATTTATGCAAAATAATAGAAGTCAATGATGAAGAATTTATTATGCAAGATTTAACCTATGAAAAACTAATAATAATCAATCTTTGGCTCAAACTCATTAACTTAAGCTTTGACAATGGGGAATGCTTCAAACTATTTACAGAAGCTACAGATGCTCTGGACGCCTCAAGCCTAGAAAAAGCAAAACTAATTGACTTGCAATACAAAATAAGATTTCTCATAATAAAAGGATTTTTACACTTATCAAAAGTATGTTTTCAATGCAACAAACAAATAAATGATTACTATTATTATAATATCCACATTAATAGATTTAACTGCATAAACTGTACCAACAATAAAAATAACTACATTAATACAGGCAGTCTTAAATACTTAGAATATACAATTCAAAAGAACATAAAGACAATCTTAAACGTAAATTTGACTAATAAATCAAGAGCACTTATTGAATGTATGATCAAAAACAAGATCAACACAGAGTTTGAAAAAATACTACTCTAATCAAAGTAATCTGGAATAGTAAATGAAAATCTGGAAAAAAAAAGAAATTGATATTAAAAAAGAAGACATAATCAATATTGCAAAAAAATATAATATTAGCCTTCTTGAAGCAACACTATTACTAAGAAGAGAAATTAAAGAAGAAGATTTTTTATTCTTTACTGAAAGTAGTGTAAACTTAATGCACAATCCATTCTTATTAAAGAACATAAACAAATTCATTTATAGAATGAATGAAGCTATTGAAGAGAAGGAAAATATATTAATATTTGGAGACAAAGACGCTGACGGAATCACAGCTACAATAATAATGTATGAAACTCTTAAAAACTTTGGACTCAATGTAACCTATAAAATACCTTCTAATGGAGAATTTTATGGCATTACAAAAGAAATCATCGATAAAGCATATGAAGATAAAATATCAATAATCATTACTGTTGATTGCGGAATTTCTAATATTGAAGAAGCAAACTATGCAAAATCAAAAAACATAGAAGTAATAATTACAGATCATCACCTTCCAAACAAAGAAATTGACACAGAAAATATCATTATTAATCCTCATATACAAGGAGATCTCTCCCCATTTAAAGACATAGCTGGATGTTATGTCAGTTTTAAAGCATGTCTTGCACTTTGCTTATCTACTACCAACCTTTACAATAAAAATATCGTTTTCTTATTTCTAGAAAGATTAAGTAATAACATTGTTCTTCATGCAATAGAAATAAGAAACTATATCTTAAAAAAATATCTAATGCTAGAAAGTAACAATGACTTGCAAGTTAATATTAATAAGCTAGAAGAATTCTCAAAAAGTAAATACATAATTGTATTTAATAAAGATGAACAAAATCAACTCATAAATAAATTCTTTAATAAGAAAATAGATATCGAAACAATTGATATTAGTGAAAATTTTGTAAAAAAGTATCCAAAATTTGCTAGAAAAACGTTAAAAGAACTCATGCAAATTACCAAATATTTTAAATACAAAGAAATTGATATTAAAGAAAAATTATATTATATATTTTACAACATAATATTTGAAGTAAATAAAGATTTACTAAAAAATTGCCTTAAAAAACTCAAATTTGTCGCAATAGGAACTATTGCTGACAATATGCCAATTATTAATGAAAATCGAATAGTTGTAAAAGCAGGTCTTAAAGAAATCGCATTAAGAGAAAATATATCAATTAACTACCTTTTAAAAGAAGTTAACATACTAACCAAAACAAGAATCAGCTCAACAGATATTGCTTTTAAGATCGCCCCAATACTAAATTCAACAGGAAGACTTGAAAAAGCCGATATTACAATTCAATTTCTATTAACCGAAGACAGTAATAAAATAGAAAATAAGTTCAAAGAAATTAAAAACATAAATACTTTAAGGAAACGTAAAGAAGAAACATCTTGGAACACACATAATGATAATATCATTTTTAAAAATGATAAATTTATAGTATGTTATGATAAACATACTCCAAAAGGCATTAGTTCACGAATGGCAACAAGACTTGCTTCTTACTATCAAAAAGTAGCAGTTTTCTTAACAAAACAAGAAAATATAATTAAAGGGTCCATAAGATCAAATAATAAAGTAAATTCAAAAGAATTAATTTCAATGATACCAAGCCATTTAATGATAAATTCTGGAGGACATAAAGCTGCTGCTGGATTTACACTCTATGAAGATATACTAAATGAATTTGTCAAAGAGCTTGAAAACGCTATTGAAAAAATAAAATACAGCGAATCATATGAAGATTCAATACTAATTGATGCCACCATACCTAAAAACTTCAAAAAAGAAGAACTTTTTAAAATAATAGATTTGTTTGAACCTTACGGACATGGCTTTAGAGAATTTATTCTAACAATGGAAGACGTATGCATTCAAGATATCAGAACAATTGACAAAAATGGAAATTCAAAACATATAAGCATGAAAATCAAAAACAATAGAGCTTATTATAAAGCTATTTACTTTAATGGAACTCAAAATATTCAAGAACTTGGAATCAAAGATGGTCAAAACATAGACATAATATTTACAATTGGCGAAGACTTTTACAATCAAAGCGAAAAACTTTTAAAAATCATTGATATCAAAAAGAGATAAAATTAGTGATTAAAACAAAAAACATTTTATTTACATTAACAATAGGATTACTTCATATCAATGCATCAAGTCATAGTATCACAAAAATCCAATATAAAAAAGAAGTTTTTCAGGGAGAAAGCATATACCTTGCAAGTAACAAAAATTTCAAAAAACTATCTCTTTTAGGCATAAATCAAAAACCTATTTTAAGCTCTTCTCCTTTCAAGTTTAACATAGGAAACAAAAAATACTACATAGCCCTAATAGGAATCACACCAATGATCAAAGAAGGAAAAAGAAAAATTAAAATAGAATTTGAAAATAAAACATACATAAAGGAAATAGAGATAAAAAAATTTGAGTTTAAAAAAACAACTATCAAACTGAATAAAAAAAAATCCAAGCTTATCCAAAATCAACAATCGCCTAAAGCCCAAAAACAAGCTCTCACACTATGGAACATAATTGGAAACATAAGAGACACAACAATATATCATTACGATACATTAGTTCAGCCAATAAAAGATGAATATAAAATAACCGGTCTTTTTGGAGAGCAAAGAATTTACATGCAAAACAACATAAAAATATCAAGCTATAAAATGCATAATGGCAAAGATTATGCTACATCTAAAAAAGAAAAAACGCCTATTTTCGCAGCCGGTAGAGGAAAAATAGTATTTGCAAGAGATAGAGAAATTACTGGCAAAACCGTAATTATTCAACATTTACCAGGAGTATTTACAATTTATTTACATCTATCAAAATTTGGAGTTAAAGAGAATACAATAGTAAACACAGGAGAATATATTGGACATGTTGGTAACACAGGAATTTCAACAGGACCACATCTACATTTTGAAGTCAGAATCAATGGTGTTGCAGTAAACCCAGATTTTTTCTTAGAGCAAATGCTTATTGACAAAAATCAAATAATCAATAACACTAAAAGAATATAATAAAGAAAGGGGGTGATTCTTTGGTAACTGTTAATGTTGATAAAAATGAAGGTCTAGAAAAAGCATTGAAACGTTTCAAAAGAATGATTGAAAAAGAAGCAATAATTAGAGAATGGAAAAGAAGAGAATATTATGAAAAACCATCCACCATTCGAGTAAAAAAAGAAAAAGTATTCAAAAGAAAACAAGCTAAAAAAGTAAGAAAGCTAAAACAAAAGATTAGCAAATAATAAAAAGGGATATTCATATTGAATATCCCTTTTTATTATTTGAATAAAGACTAAATAAAGACATCTCGTGGTTTGGAACCATTTATAGGTCCTATATATCCCATCTCTTCCATAAGTTCAATAATCCGTGCGGCTCTATTATAGCCTATCTTTAGGCGCCTTTGCAAATAAGAAGCAGATGCTTTTTGGGTAGAACGAACAATTTCAAGAGCTTCCTCAAACATAGGTTCATCTGAGGGATTTAGAATCACAGCATTATTTTCCACAACACTATCAATAAATATCTCATCATCAATATAATTTGGAGTACCAAATTTTTTTACCTCTTCAACTAATCTGTAAACTTCTTTTTCATTTAAAAATCCACCTTGAATTCTTTGAGGAAAAGGCGAAGTAGGACTAATATAAAGCATATCACCTTTTCCTAAAAGTTTCTCAGCACCTGATGCTCCAAGAATTATCCTTGAATCCATAGAACTAGCAACCATAAAAGAAATCCTTGAAGGAAAATTGGCTTTTATTACTCCTGTAATAACATCAACAGATGGTCTTTGAGTAGCAAGAACTAAATGAATTCCAACAGCTCTAGCCATAGCTGCAAGCCTAGAAATTAAATTTTCTAAATCCTTTCTTGCAGAAAGAATCAAATCTGCAAATTCATCAATAATAATTACTAGATAAGGTAATGGAACTTCATTTAATCTCTCTTCTAATATCTTTTTATTATAAGCATTAATGTCTCTCACAAGCAAATTATCAAGAATAACATATCTTCTCTCCATCTCATCAAGACACCAACGAAGAGCTTCCAAGGCTCTATTTACATCCGTAATAACTGGTGTTAACAAATGTGGAATATCATTAAAAAGCTTAAGCTCAACCACTTTAGGATCTATGAGCACAAGCTTGACATCATCTGGAGATTTTGAAAAAATAATTGAAGCAATTAATGAATTCACACAAACCGACTTACCAGCCCCAGTAGCACCTGCTATTAAGAGATGAGGAGCAGTAACAAGATCAAAAACAACATTATTGCCATTAATTTCTTTACCAAGTGCAAAAGGAACTTTAAAATCATTCTGAAATTCTTTACTACTTATTATCTCTGAAATCAAAATAAATTCTCGTCTTTTATTAGGAATTTCAATTCCAACAGCCTCTTTTCCAGGTATTGGCGCAATAATTCTAACCCTAACTGCTGCAAGCCTTAATGCAATATTATCAGATATAGAAGTTATTTTTGAAAGCTTAATACCCTTATCGGGACAAACAGCATACATTGTAACAACAGGTCCTTTAATAACATCAATAAGTTTAGCATTAATATTAAACTCTTTAAAAGTTTCCTGTAAAATCATTGACTGTTTCTGAATCTCTTTCTCATATTCAATATCTTCAGTTTCACTCTTGGATTCTCTTTGATTAAAAACAGAAATATCTATTAAGTAACTACTACTATCCTTATCTATCAATAAGTTTCCATAATCAGCCTTGACAATATTACTTATTATGCCTTGTTTTCTTATATCACTAGCCTTAATTTTTCCACTAGCCACTAATTTGTTATCCTCAAACTCTGTTAATGATTTATAATTAAAACCACCCTCAATATTTAAATTACACTGAGGCTCTAGACAAGATTGCTCTTCTGATAACTCTTCTCCCATTTCTGAGCTATAAAAAACAGTCTTATCCAAATCAACATTCAAAGATTTATCAGATTTTCTCAAAAATGTTTGAAAAGACCATAAAGCTTGATATTCTTCATCATTAATAATATTATCTTCTTGGTTATAAGATTTGTCTGCATCTAAATTATTGTCAAAGTCCTTATAAATCTTAATGTCTTTTTTAATCTTTAAAGTACTTAAAAATGGTAAACAAGCAAAAAAACTTTCAAACAAGATTTTAAATTTAAATACTACAAAATGAAAAGTATCTAAAATAAAGCTAGCATTATTAAAAAAGACATAATTTAAATAAATCCAAACAATAAGTTCCAAAATCAAAATAAGAAAAACAAAAAAATTACCAAGCACAACTCCAAAATTACTCAAAAACCAATTAATAAAATTAGAAGCACTCTCAAGATCAGAGTTAACTTTTAACCAAAATGTTAGAGTAAAAAATAAAATAACCGTATAATTCCAATTAAATATAAATCTCTTACTGAACATATTCTTTCTATAAACGTACCAATTTACAAACGGATAAAGTATTAGATAAAATGATAAAAATGAAAAAGTATTAAGAAGCATCTGACCTATGAGATTAAAAACAAAAAATACAAATATATTTCCTACAGGAGTTAAAGCCACAAAAATCGAGAATAATATAACGGCCAACATAAAAAAAAGCAAAAACTGAAAATAATGATAAAAACTTTTCATCTTCTATTAAAGTCAAAAAAAGAAATAAATTATACTTACAAGTATAATCAAGTAAGCCGAAAAATAATAAAGCTTACTATCTTTAAGCATTCTAATGAACAAATTTATTGAAAATAGACCAACTATAAAAGCAATAATGGCGCCCAAGTTCATCTCAAAAATATTAAAAAGCATATCTGCCTCAAAAAATTCCTTATACTTTAGAATCAAACTTCCAAGAACAACAGGAATCAAAGATAAAAACGAAATCTCAAACGATTCTGCTCTATTAAATCCAAGCAAAACTGCAGCAAAAACTGTAATTCCTGAACGAGAAATACCCGGCATAGCACTAATTCCCTGCATAACTCCAATTAAACACCCTGAAAACAAGATATTCTGCCTCAAATTAAAAATTAAAATCCTAGATTCAATAAAAAACAATAAAATACTTGTCAAAATAAAATTAACTAAAACCAAATTAAGAGTAAACAATCTATTAAAATTTTCTATAAAAATTCCAATAAACGCTGTGCTCAAAGTGATTATTAATATAAGTAATATTAATTCCAATTTATCAAGATCTAACTTAGTAGTTTTTCTTAAAAAGAATTTTACCAAGACTAACATAAATTCTAATATTCTCCTGCGATAATAAAACATCACAACTAAAACAGTTGCAAAGTGCAGATAAATATCAAATATTATTGAAAGATCAATATGCATAAAATTTTTTAAAAGCAACAAATGACCCGAACTAGATATAGGCAAAAATTCGGAAATTCCTTGAACAAAGCCTAAAACCACAACTCTTAAAACATTTTCCATATAAACCCCAACAATTTAAAAACTCTTGGGAAGTTTCCCCATAATATACTCTATGATAAAGCCCATACCCTTACTATCATATAAAGCATCATACAATACAGAATAAACTAATATCTTTTTAACATAATTTCTAGTCTGCCCAAAAGGAATTGCCTCTATAAAAAGTTCCTTGGGTAAATGTCCATAATCTTTCTCCCATTTTCGTACATTTCCAATACCACCATTATAGGACGCAAGTGCTTTATAAACATCCCCTATCATTCCTATCCTTTTACTTAGATAATAAGTTCCTATAATTATATTATCTTTGGGCAGTTTCAAATCATAATCATAATATCTGATCTCTTTAGAAACATCAGCTGATGTTAAAGGCATAATCTGCATAAGTCCAATAGCACCAGGTTTGGATATAGCATCTCTTTTAAAACTGCTCTCAGCCTTTATCAAAGCAAACACAAGACTAGGATAAAGTCCTCGTCTCTTTGCCCAATAGTTAACCAAAGTACTATATAAACAAGGATAAAGACGCATATAATCATCTTTATTTAAAGCCGAACTATCTTGTCTTACAAGATAGTTAATAGCAATTGTAGATTCATAATAATATTCATGCTTCACAAGTTCATCATAAAGTTTACGATAAAAATTAGGTGAAAATCTATAACCATTCTTAAAATCATTAGCAACAAAAGCACTAACATAAGAATGCAAGTTAAATTTCAAAAAACCCTCTAAAAACCTTTCATAATCAGACTGATCATAATGAATATCTAAACCATCTTCAAAAAAATCATTAATACTTTGACCCAATAAATATTGGCTCATAAATGAGGCATAAGATGTCCGATTATACTCAATAGAAGAACGTAAAAGTTCATTATACTCATTTTTTGACTTAGAATTAATAAATTTATGATATATAAGCCTTGCATTAATAAAAGCAAGTCTAGATAAAATAGCTTTATCAATAATATCTTGACCATTACGATAAAGTGCATACAAATTACCATAATCCTCAAGTTGTACAGCTTCTAAAATATACTCATCTAAAACTTTAATAAAACTAAGACTATTTTTATCCTTATCGGTATAGAATCTAGCTATATTTTGGACAAAATAATTTCGTGCATCTTGCGTAAATATTAAATTGCTAAAAATTTCATTAAGCATTTCTAATCTATAAGGTTCATCTTTAAAAGAAGTATTTTCTAAATATTTAACTATAGTAAAAAGACCTACATCTTTTTTCAACCTTAAATTTATAAGTCCTAAATAATAATCCTTATAAATACTATTTAAATCACTAAAAAAGAGTAATGCTTTGCTAATATTCCCTGACCCCAGAAAAGACTTATAAACATCATTTAAAAAGGCAAAATTATTATAATACCCCTTAAAATCATCACTTAATATACTGACTGCACCTTTTAAATCCCCATTAGCTACTAAGGCTTTAAACTTAACAAGATTTAAAAAACTTGAACTCAAAAGGCCAGGCCGATTCTCAAGATTAAGATAATCATGAGCCCTTATATGTAAATATCCTGCTGGCAAATCTTCAAATAATTTCTTGAAATAAACCAATGATGAATTAACATCGGAAGCATTAAAATAAAGCACTGCCTTA harbors:
- the lon gene encoding endopeptidase La — encoded protein: MEELKDTVSKRKKRSKNSGGILPHFDKPVRVPLIAVPSHPVFPGMFIPIIIVSDIDMKAVDYVIKGNGIVSLFVLRDKFLEKIGNKNDKLTINYKKDTYSIGVTAKIVKKINLPDGGYNIFVSTIDRVKFVKVVINEEFPIIEVDYLKQISVKKDDIQSKAIYSSILLRTKEIFSHRKIPEFQLNMVNIEDKGRLCDVVAGMISSSKESHQEVLETLSVKERLKKVLELIYEELNLIEIQNKIAKGIQEKLEKQQKEFFLKEQLKAIKAELGVGDEKGSEFLKLKSKIDALALSGEALDTVERELEKFSFLERHSSEYIVVRNYLELITNLPWGESKVDFDKFNLQKAEKILDKTHYGMKEVKDRIIEYISVFKLRKSQKGAIMLLVGPPGVGKTSIGAAIAEVLKTKFFRFSVGGMRDESEIKGHRRTYVGALPGKIIQGLRITKTNSPVFLIDEIDKVSASNYGDPFSVLLEVLDPEQNANFRDHYLDLPFDISNVFFILTANSLETIPIPLLNRMEIIQLSGYVDDEKIEIARKYLIPKVLRENGVDKDSLKFQGSALVQIAREYARDNGLRNFEKYLKQIVRKVARKLIENESVKAYQISKENLEEYIGIPVFRKEEFLHKVMSPGMVMGLAWTNYGGSTLVIETVKTESKSSGIKLTGRLGDVMKESANIALTYVNSISDKLKLDNSFFEKNIIHLHIPEGATPKDGPSAGITIASAFISLALNKTVRPNLAMTGELSLTGNVMAIGGLRAKIIAAKRSGVEHIIIPKSNKVDLDDIPINIKGGINFHLVDNMHEVIKLLF
- the recJ gene encoding single-stranded-DNA-specific exonuclease RecJ, whose protein sequence is MKIWKKKEIDIKKEDIINIAKKYNISLLEATLLLRREIKEEDFLFFTESSVNLMHNPFLLKNINKFIYRMNEAIEEKENILIFGDKDADGITATIIMYETLKNFGLNVTYKIPSNGEFYGITKEIIDKAYEDKISIIITVDCGISNIEEANYAKSKNIEVIITDHHLPNKEIDTENIIINPHIQGDLSPFKDIAGCYVSFKACLALCLSTTNLYNKNIVFLFLERLSNNIVLHAIEIRNYILKKYLMLESNNDLQVNINKLEEFSKSKYIIVFNKDEQNQLINKFFNKKIDIETIDISENFVKKYPKFARKTLKELMQITKYFKYKEIDIKEKLYYIFYNIIFEVNKDLLKNCLKKLKFVAIGTIADNMPIINENRIVVKAGLKEIALRENISINYLLKEVNILTKTRISSTDIAFKIAPILNSTGRLEKADITIQFLLTEDSNKIENKFKEIKNINTLRKRKEETSWNTHNDNIIFKNDKFIVCYDKHTPKGISSRMATRLASYYQKVAVFLTKQENIIKGSIRSNNKVNSKELISMIPSHLMINSGGHKAAAGFTLYEDILNEFVKELENAIEKIKYSESYEDSILIDATIPKNFKKEELFKIIDLFEPYGHGFREFILTMEDVCIQDIRTIDKNGNSKHISMKIKNNRAYYKAIYFNGTQNIQELGIKDGQNIDIIFTIGEDFYNQSEKLLKIIDIKKR
- a CDS encoding M23 family metallopeptidase, with translation MLFTLTIGLLHINASSHSITKIQYKKEVFQGESIYLASNKNFKKLSLLGINQKPILSSSPFKFNIGNKKYYIALIGITPMIKEGKRKIKIEFENKTYIKEIEIKKFEFKKTTIKLNKKKSKLIQNQQSPKAQKQALTLWNIIGNIRDTTIYHYDTLVQPIKDEYKITGLFGEQRIYMQNNIKISSYKMHNGKDYATSKKEKTPIFAAGRGKIVFARDREITGKTVIIQHLPGVFTIYLHLSKFGVKENTIVNTGEYIGHVGNTGISTGPHLHFEVRINGVAVNPDFFLEQMLIDKNQIINNTKRI
- the rpsU gene encoding 30S ribosomal protein S21, translating into MVTVNVDKNEGLEKALKRFKRMIEKEAIIREWKRREYYEKPSTIRVKKEKVFKRKQAKKVRKLKQKISK
- a CDS encoding DNA translocase FtsK; the encoded protein is MKSFYHYFQFLLFFMLAVILFSIFVALTPVGNIFVFFVFNLIGQMLLNTFSFLSFYLILYPFVNWYVYRKNMFSKRFIFNWNYTVILFFTLTFWLKVNSDLESASNFINWFLSNFGVVLGNFFVFLILILELIVWIYLNYVFFNNASFILDTFHFVVFKFKILFESFFACLPFLSTLKIKKDIKIYKDFDNNLDADKSYNQEDNIINDEEYQALWSFQTFLRKSDKSLNVDLDKTVFYSSEMGEELSEEQSCLEPQCNLNIEGGFNYKSLTEFEDNKLVASGKIKASDIRKQGIISNIVKADYGNLLIDKDSSSYLIDISVFNQRESKSETEDIEYEKEIQKQSMILQETFKEFNINAKLIDVIKGPVVTMYAVCPDKGIKLSKITSISDNIALRLAAVRVRIIAPIPGKEAVGIEIPNKRREFILISEIISSKEFQNDFKVPFALGKEINGNNVVFDLVTAPHLLIAGATGAGKSVCVNSLIASIIFSKSPDDVKLVLIDPKVVELKLFNDIPHLLTPVITDVNRALEALRWCLDEMERRYVILDNLLVRDINAYNKKILEERLNEVPLPYLVIIIDEFADLILSARKDLENLISRLAAMARAVGIHLVLATQRPSVDVITGVIKANFPSRISFMVASSMDSRIILGASGAEKLLGKGDMLYISPTSPFPQRIQGGFLNEKEVYRLVEEVKKFGTPNYIDDEIFIDSVVENNAVILNPSDEPMFEEALEIVRSTQKASASYLQRRLKIGYNRAARIIELMEEMGYIGPINGSKPRDVFI
- a CDS encoding undecaprenyl-diphosphate phosphatase, encoding MENVLRVVVLGFVQGISEFLPISSSGHLLLLKNFMHIDLSIIFDIYLHFATVLVVMFYYRRRILEFMLVLVKFFLRKTTKLDLDKLELILLILIITLSTAFIGIFIENFNRLFTLNLVLVNFILTSILLFFIESRILIFNLRQNILFSGCLIGVMQGISAMPGISRSGITVFAAVLLGFNRAESFEISFLSLIPVVLGSLILKYKEFFEADMLFNIFEMNLGAIIAFIVGLFSINLFIRMLKDSKLYYFSAYLIILVSIIYFFF
- a CDS encoding flagellar assembly lytic transglycosylase translates to MKKIIMFRQIVCFFLLSLLSCSFGKVSSINNVVKRNMDDFDLNHLSWLWNFDYLGQNFDEYFGIDSNSYVYVAYLFKKIGYDEKFKEYMHKAIKSGNDIMSQFAGVRLLEYYNARREYYDAELIGRKLYKKYDSNKFIILGYFKSLYWQKKNDEALLVLNKLEKMDFFQSQENENILFKAVLYFNASDVNSSLVYFKKLFEDLPAGYLHIRAHDYLNLENRPGLLSSSFLNLVKFKALVANGDLKGAVSILSDDFKGYYNNFAFLNDVYKSFLGSGNISKALLFFSDLNSIYKDYYLGLINLRLKKDVGLFTIVKYLENTSFKDEPYRLEMLNEIFSNLIFTQDARNYFVQNIARFYTDKDKNSLSFIKVLDEYILEAVQLEDYGNLYALYRNGQDIIDKAILSRLAFINARLIYHKFINSKSKNEYNELLRSSIEYNRTSYASFMSQYLLGQSINDFFEDGLDIHYDQSDYERFLEGFLKFNLHSYVSAFVANDFKNGYRFSPNFYRKLYDELVKHEYYYESTIAINYLVRQDSSALNKDDYMRLYPCLYSTLVNYWAKRRGLYPSLVFALIKAESSFKRDAISKPGAIGLMQIMPLTSADVSKEIRYYDYDLKLPKDNIIIGTYYLSKRIGMIGDVYKALASYNGGIGNVRKWEKDYGHLPKELFIEAIPFGQTRNYVKKILVYSVLYDALYDSKGMGFIIEYIMGKLPKSF